Sequence from the Gemmatimonadaceae bacterium genome:
GGTGGTGCCGTGAAGCGGCATCTCGTTCTCCCACTGCTCACACTCGTTGCGCCTGCCCTGCAGGCGCAACGTTCGTCCGCTCCTGCGCCGCTCGCCGCGCGCACGGTCGACTCCATCGTCGCCGTCGCACTCAGGACCTTCCCCACGCCCGGGGTCGCCGTCGCCGTCATCCAGGATGGCAAGGTGGTCGTCGCGAAGGGGTATGGCGTGAAGAAGGTCGGCGAGTCCGCGCCGGTGACGCCGCAGACGCGCTTCGGCATCGCGTCCAACACGAAGGTCTTCACCGCGATTGCGCTGGGGATGCTGGTGGAGGAGGGGAAGCTTGCATGGGACGCGCCGGTGATTCGCTACCTGCCGCAGTTTGCCATGTACGATCCCTTCGTCACGCGCGAGATCACGGTGAAGGATCTGCTCGTGCATCGCAGTGGGCTCGGACTCGGCGCTGGCGATCTGCTCTGGTGGCCGGCCTCGACGTACAACCGCGCCGAGATCATGCGGCGGCTGCGCTACATCAAGCCGGCCACGTCATTTCGCTCGGCGTACGCCTATGACAACGTGCTCTATCTCGTGGCCGGCGAGATCATCGAGGCGGTGAGTGGGATGCCGTGGGAGCGGTTCATCGAGACGCGCATCCTGCACAAGGTAGGCATGACGCACAGCACGTCGCGACATGGCGACGCCGTCTCGCCGGGCGACGTGGCGCAGACGCACACGCTCCTCGAGGGGAGGCTCACGGCGATCGCTCCCATGACGAGTGACAACACCAATCCTGCCGGCGGGATCAACAGCGGCGCCGAGGACATGGCGAAGTGGGTGCTGTCGCTCCTGGATTCGGGCAAAGTGGGAGATGGGAGCCGGTTGTACCTGCCGGCGACGGCACGGATGATCCAGGCACCGGTGACGCCGATGCCTAACGGCTCCCCGCCAGCGGAGCTCGCCCCGCTGGCCAGCGACTTCTCGTTCTACGCGCTGGGGCTCGACGTGGGGACGTATCGCGGGCGCAAGATCCTGCACCACACCGGAGGGCTTCCCGGCTACCTGTCGTCGGTGGCGTGGATCCCGTCGGAGCGCGCGGGCGTGGTGGTGCTCACCAACGATGAGTCGCCGACCTTCCTGGCGCTCACGTGGACGCTGATGGAGCGCGTACTGCGTGTGTCACGGCCGTTCGACTTCCTGGCCGGTTACGATGCGTTGCTCAAGCGCCAGCGGCAGGGTCTCGCCGCCGCAGCCCGCGAGGCGCACGCGGCGCGCGATTCGCTCTCGCGTCCGTCTCTGGCGCTGGAGAAGTACGCGGGCGGCTACGAGGACGCCTGGTATGGCGACATCGACATCGCGCAGGAGAAGGGAGGACTGGCGATTCGCTTCTCACACAGCCCGCAGCTGGTCGGCGATCTGGTCCCCTGGCAGCATGACACCTTCCTGGTGCGGTGGCGCGACCGCGAACTGCGCGCCGACGCCTACATCACCTTCATGCTCACGCCGGACGGAGGCGTCGATCACGCGAAGATGGTGCCGGCGTCACCGGATGTGGATTTCTCGTTCGATTTCCAGGACCTGGAGTTGAAGCCGCGGCGGCGCTGATACCGTCAGCCGCAACGCCGACGGGCGCCGGTGTCGCTCACCGGCGCCCCTGTTGCAACATCGAGCGCGTCGCTCAATCAGGGAAGACGTTCGAATCGTACCCCGCGCACGCGGCCATCGGCGAGGGTGAAACCGCTCACCATTCCCGCCTTGTTGCGCGTGAACTGCACGGTCGCGCCGAAGTTGGCCACGAAGCCGTCGCGAAACGCCGGGACCATCGAGGCGCCATCGAGCTTCCGGTTGAAGACGGCAAGCGTCGAGTCCTTTACCGAGAGGTCATAGCGGACGTCGAGCTCCTGGCTGTAATAGGATCCGGCAAAGGAGGCCAGCGTGGCCGAGTCGGCCGTGAACGGCGCTTCCTTGCGGTAGAACAGCTCGCGGGTGGAGCGCGGCAGTTGCGTCACGCCAACGGTGTTTGCACCTGACGACCGGAGCACCAGCGCTCCCGGGCCCAGGCGCAAGGTGGTGTCGCTCGTGGGCGTGAGCGTGCGACCGTCGGCCAGCTTGATCGTCTCGCCATCGAGCCGGATGCGGAGGACGGACTGGCTGATGGTGTCCCGGTAGGTACCGACCCAGCGCTGCCGGAGTTCCGCGGAGATCGGGCGTTCCACCGTGTCGACCATCGCCACGGCGCTCGGAGCGCTGCTCCCAAGCAGGACGTCGGCGACGTTACGCAGCAGGGCGTTAGGTACCGCGCTGGCGGCGTTGCAGAGCACCGCGATGGCGATGCCGCGCCCCGGGTAGCGCTCCACTTGCGCGCGATAGCCGGCGTCGGCGCCGCCGTGGCCGACGGCCGACAGCCCGCGATAGGTGAGGACCGAGAGGCCGTAGCCATAGTTGGCCGGCGTTCCGTCGTTGAGCGTGGCGCTCGTCTGCGCCGCGGCGACGAGCGACTTGCTCCCCACCATGGGCGAGTCGAGGTTGGCCATCCACTTGAGGAGGTCGCCCGCGGTGGTGAAGAGCGACGTGGCCCCGTACGTGTCGAAGACGGGGATCGAGATCTTCCACCCGCCGTCCCGGCGCGGTTCGTACGCCGAGGTGCGTCCAAGGACAATCATCGCGTGATCGTCATGGAAGTGCGTCGACGTCATCCCTAACGGTTCGAAGATCCGCTCCTGCGCGAACTCGCGCAGTGACTTTCCGCTGACGCGCTTCACGATCACCGCCAGCAGTGTGTAGCCGGTGTTCGAGTACACCCACTCCGCGCCGGGCTTGAAGTTCGTCCCCTTCTGCCGGGTGACGATGCGCATCACGTCCTGCTCGGTGATCAGGTCCTCGGGGAAACGCCAGCCGGCGTAGCCGAGCAGCTGCCACTGGTCGCGCAAGCCGCTGGTGTGATGGATGAGGTGGCGGATGGTGATCGTGGTGCCGTAGTCGGGTATCTCGGGGATGAACTTGCGGATGTCGTCGTCCAGCGTGAGCCGACCGTCCTCGGCCAGGAGGGCCACCGAGTAGGCGGCGAACTGCTTGGAGATCGAAGCGACGTGGAAGATCGACTGCGGCGTGATGGCGATCGCGTGTTGCAGGTCGCTCATGCCGTACCCGCGGGCGTAGACCTCGCGAGCATTCTGCGAGATGGCGAGCGAGCAGCCGGGGGAGTCGGTGCGATCCCATCGGGCGAAGACGGCGTCGATCCGGGCGCGTGAATCGGCGGAGAGCGGCGCCTGCGCCGTTGCCGCTGCTGGTGCCGTTACTGTTGCCGCTGTGGGGACAAGGAACAGCGCGAGGCGCAACGCGGACGGAAGGATCCGTGGAAGGAACGACGCACGCATGTCGGTGACTCGAGCGGGGGTGACTGGACGGGGCGATCGCCGGTGGGATGCGCAGCCGGTCGCACACGATGATGCGGCACGATTCGGCTTTGCGCGAGGGCGAGCCGACGCGACGTGGCGGCGATTCGCGGGGATCGCCAACGCGCCGTTCGTTGCGACAACCTGACGGCGCGGCCACTGGCGGGCGGCGCGGGGTGGTGCGAGAGTGCAGGGAGCGTCGTCGCCTCACTCCGTCACGAACCCTCCATGCATCGTCAACCCATGCTCCGCCAGCCACAGTTCCGCCGCATCGCAGGTTCCGCGCGCCTCGTGCAGGCGTTGGCGGTGGTCGCGCTTTCGTTCGTCGCTGCGCCGCTCGCGGCGCAACAGGAAGTGGTCGACTCCACCACGCTGCGCCAGCTCTACGCCGACGAGATGGCCAAGGGCGAGGTGATGTCGATTGCCAGTTGGCTCACCGACGTGCACGGCCCGCGCCTCACCGGGTCGCCAGGCGCAAGGGCGGCGGGGGAGTGGGCGGTGAAGACGATGAAGGAGTGGGGGCTGGCCAACGTCGGCTTCGAGTACTGGAGCCCCAAGTTTCCCGGGTGGCGCAACGACCATCTGACGTTGCGCGTGGTGGCACCGCTGGCGTTCGACGTCGCCGTGGCGCCGCGCGCCTGGTCGCCGAGCACCAGGGGAGCGGTGAAGGGGGAGGCGGTCGTGGCAATGCTGGGCTCGTGGGGCGATACGGCGAAGTACGCCGGGACGCTCAAGGGGAAGTTCGTCCTCCTTGGCGCGGCGCCGACGCTCGCGCCGCACGCCAAGCCCGACGCCAAGCGCTACTCTGACGAGGAGCTCGACAAGATGGCCGGCGCCGGCGTCCCCGACCCTCGCACGGGTGGCTTCGCGATCCCGCGCGACCCGGCGGCCATGGGAAACATGGCGCGCCGCTTTGGCGGAAACGCCTTCCGTCCGGCGAACGACACCGCGGCGCTGCGCTGGTTCGCGAGGCAGGGTGTGGTGGGGATCCTCCTCCCCGCGCGCGGCGACGATGGGACCATCTTCACCGACAACGGCTATCCGCGAACGGCCGGCGTGGCGCTGGTGCCGATGGTGCACGTGGCGGGGGAGCACTACGGGCGCATTGCGCGCATCCTCGAGAAGGGCGTTCCCGTCACGCTCTCGCTCGACATGGCCAATACCCAAACGCCGGAAGCCGAATCGTTCAACATTGTCGCCGAGATCCCGGGGAGCGATCCGGCGCTCAAGGACGAAGTCGTGATGCTTGGCGCGCACTTCGACTCGTGGCATGCGGCCACGGGGGCGACCGACAACGCCGCGGGGTCTGCGGTGATGATGGAGGCGATACGGTTGATCAAGGCGAGCGGGCTCAAGCCGCGCCGCACCATCCGCATCGGCTTGTGGACCGGCGAGGAGCAGGGCTTGTTCGGGTCGCGCGAGTACGTGGCGCGCCACTTCGGCGAGCGCGTCTTCAGGAGCGACTCGTCAGGCTTTGCCCCTACCGATACCGTGCGGGCGCTGCCGGAGTACGAGAAGCACGCCGGCTACTTCAACGTCGACAACGGGACTGGGCGCATCCGCGGTGTGTATCTGCAGGGGAACACGCAGGTGCAGGATGCATTCAGCGCCTGGATCACCCCGTTCAAGGACAAGGGAGTGACGACCGTGACGCCGGCCAACACCAGCGGGACCGACCATCAGGCGTTCGACGCCGTCGGGCTGGGCGGGTGGCAGTTCATCCAGGACCCCGTCGACTACGACACGCGCACGCACCACTCCAACCAGGACGTGTACGAGCGGCTGGTGCCGGACGACATGAAGCACAACGCCGCGGTGGTCGCGGGCTTCGTGTGGCAGGCGGCGCAGCGGTCGACCAAGCTGCCCGGGAAGGCGGGGTGGCCGGTTGTGGTGAGCGACAAGAAGGCGAAGGCGGTGTCGGAGTGGGGGGGGCGAATTCTGGGGGTCGAATTTGGGGCGAATTTGGGGTCAGAGTCAGCGAGAATTTGGTTCGCTGACTCTGACCCCAAACGGCGGATTCTCAACTGGCGTCGGCGAGGATCTCCCGAATTCCCTGTACGATCTCGTCCGCCGTCGCCTCGTACTTGAGAATCAGCCGTACCCGCCCGTCGCGGTCGAGCGCGTAGAGATTGGTCGAGTGCGTGACGGTATACTTGGCCGCGGAGTTGGGCGTGGGAATGATTTGGTACGACGCCCCGTACAGTCTCACCACGGGGTCGATCTCACCCCTGCTTCCCGTCAATCCCAGCGCGTCGAGGTTGAAGTTCGAGAGGTCGAGCTTGAGCACATCCGGCGTGTCGCGCTCCGGATCGACGGTGATGTAGAGCGTCTTGACCTTGTCGCGATCCTCGCCGAGCAACTGCGCCACCGTGGTGAGCTTGGAGAGCGTGGTGGGGCAGACGTCGGGGCAGAACGAGTAGCCGAAGAAGATCAGGACGACCTTGCCGCGCTGCGAGGCGAGCTCGAAGCGCTGGCCGTTGTGGTCGGTGAGGGTGAAGTCGCCGCCGATCGGCTCGATGGGGAGCGAGGGCTTCTTCGAGCATCCCGTGCTCGCGGCGAGCAACGCGAGCGCGAGGAGCGCGTTGCGCGCCTGACGAGCCACGTGCCTCGCGCCTGGCAGCGGCACGCAGCAACCGTTCATCGCATCCCTCCCATCTTCCGCACCTCGGCGGCCACCTGGAGCTTTGTGCCATCGTCGAGGGTGAGCGTCACCTGCACGGTGTCGCCGGCGGCCAGCGGCTTCTTCACGCCGAAGATCATCAGGTGCAATCCGCCCGGCCTGAGCTCGGCCTTCCCGCCCGCGGGGATGGCGATCTGCTTCACGGGCGACATGCGCATCATCTCGTTCTCGCGAATCATCTCGTGCAGCTCGAGCGTGTCGGCGACTTCGGTTGAACCGCTGACGAGGGCGCGGGCCACCGTTCCCTTGTTCTCGAGGGTCAGGAAGATACCCGTCACCTTGCGGCCGGCGGGGACTTCGCGGACCCAGGCATCGTGGGCTGTGACAGAGATGCCCTGCGCGTCGACACCTGCCGCCGACAGCGTGCATAGCGCAACGGCGCCGACGAGGGCGCGTGTGATGTTCGAAAGCGTGATGTTCGAAAGCGTGATGTTCATGGGAGCGTGGATGATGAGGTGTTTGGTCGAGCCAGTGAAAGGACGTACAGCGCCAGCGAGCGGCGCTGCGTCTCGGAGAGGTGTGGATAGCGCGGCATGGAGCCGCCGTTGGGAATACCGGTGCCAATGGTCTGGGCGATGGCGCGTTCGTCGAGCCCGGTGCGGAAGGCCGCCGCGGCGCGGAAGTCACGCGGCGGTGGGTTGAGCGTCACCGCCACAGGTCCATCACCGTGGCCGTTGAGGCCGTGGCACGAAATGCACCCGTTGGCCGCGTAGAGATCACGCCCCGCCTGCACTGTCGCTTTGGGATTGCGCGCGCGGTTCGGCACGCCCGGAGCTGCATCGAAGGAGCGCACGAACCAGCGAGCCACACCACCGGCGATGGGTGCGGTGAGCGCCGAGTCGAGCTGCGCATACTCGACCACGCGCGCGTACGTGCTGGACGCTGGCGCGCGCGCAAGACGAACCGAGACGAGCGCCGTGTCGCCCGCGAGGAGTTGATGTGCACCTGGCGTGATGACGGCGAAGGTGCCGTTGGGCTCGAGCGCGACGCTTGTGCCCGCCTCGAGCGGCACGCGCTCGACACGCACCTGTGCTGCGTCCGCACTGGTATCGCGATCGGCGACATGGAAGGCGTGATCGCGATGCCGCGCGAAGATCACACCGCCCGCGCCCTCCACCGCGGCGCCGACGATCGTGTCGGTGACCGTCCCGCTGTTTCGCACGGTGAAGTACAGGGTCGGCGGAACGCGACCATTGCCCGCGACGATGATCGCCCGCTCCACGACGACGACGCCGTGGCTCGTGCACGCAACGAGTACCGCCGTCAGGAGCAACGCCGTCGCCCCCGCGACGCGCGAGAGAACACGCATTGCACCAGGGCGGCGCGCACTGGTGACGGGCGGATGTTCGTTCGAGGTACGGTTGAAACGCGATCGCGCGCGGCGCGCCATGTAGGTGCGCCTCAACGCGACCACCATCGGCATTCGCATGGAGGTTCCGGACGACGGGCGTTCCGTTGCAGACGGATGCCTGCGAGGCGCGCCGTGTCGGGCGCACACTCGTCAGGCGCGGACGCTACGAGGCCAGGGACGGAGGCGGCCCGTTGCCGAACGGGAGGAGATGCGCGTCGCGCGAGTCGAGCTGGAGCCCCGTATCGCGGATTGCGACCGGCGCGACGCGGAACTGCAGCGCGTCGGGGAGGCGAATGCCCTGGGCACCGAGGGCGATCGACGGCGCGACGCAGCAATGACCGACGCAGGTGCAGGGGGCGCCTGCGCTTCCCTCCTCGGCCGGCCCTTTCGATTCAGAATGCGCCGAGGGTGCGACTCCGTGCCCGGCGTGGGCGTCGTGCGCCGCATGCGCCGCATGCGCGTCGCGCGGCTGGTGCCCGCCCGCCGCAGCAGCCGACGCGCGCCGCCCTCCATCGTGGTCCCCCGTCGAACAACAACGGAAGGCCCCCCCGACGGATGGCGCTCCGACGAGGAAGAGGAAGAGGAGCCCAGTCCTCAGCAGGCGCGACGCGAACAGACGGCGGAAATCACGCATCCTGATGGCGATGATTGCCGGCAGTGGGCCGCCCCGTCAAGGGAGCTTCCCCCGGCGCGGCGCGAGGGGAATGGTGGGGGCGCCTTTGGGACGAACCGATCGTTCTGGGACGAGCTAGGCCGACTTGGGACGAGTTTGGGGTCAGCGAATTTGGGGTCAGCGAGTTTGGGGTCAGAGCGAGTTTGGGGTCAGAGTCACCGAGAAATTGGTTCGGTGACTCTGACCCCAATTCTGTGCTGACCCCAATTGGTGCCGATTGGTGCAAGCGGCTGGCAGCTCACATCCCGGGAAATCCGCTCGCCCGCAGCCGGTACGGGGGTTCGAACTTGGGGTCAGAGTCACCGAGAAATTGGTTCGGTGACTCTGACCCCAATTTGGCTGACCCCAACTGGTGCCGATCGGTGCAAGCGGCGGCCCGCTCACATCCTGGGAAATCCGCCCCCCCGCAACCGATACAACAGCACCGCCGCCCGTTTGGTCAGCGGCGCCAGCATGTTGAGGTTCGCGGTCTCCTTGTCGGTGTGATCGTCCCACCCGGCCAGGCCGATCCCGTCGATGGCCGAGGCGACGAACGGGGCGACAAAGGAAACGTCGGCGGCGCCGGCCTTCGAGGGGTCGACGGCCACCACCGCGCCAAACCCCAGGTCGCGGCTCCCCTGGTCGTAGCGCGACAGCAGCGCCTTGTTCCCCTCCGACGGCGCCATCGGCGGATACCCGTCCTCGAAGATGATGGTCGACGAGGTCCCCGGCAGCGGCCGCCCCACGATCTCCTGCATCACACGCTTCGCCTCCGCCAGCTGCTCGGGGGAGATGGTGCGGATGTCGCCGCTCACCTGCATCGACTTGGCGACAACATTGGTCTTGCCAGCCGCCGCACCGTCGGTGCGCGTGCTGTCGAGCGTCACCGCCGTTCCGCCTAACGCCACGCCGGGGTTGAAAGTCAGGTATTGCTGCGAGGCGAGGCGCTCGCGGAAGGCGTTGAGCACGCGCGCCGATTCGTAGATGGCGCCGAAGCCGACCTCGTCACGGAAGATCTGCGACGAGTGCGCCGGATTCCCGGTCGACGTGAGCACCCACCCACCGGCGCTGCGGCGCGCGATGACGGCGGTCTTCGGGTCGCCCGAGCCGTCCTCGAAGCCGAGGGCATACTGCGTGGTCTTCGCGATGTCGCGGATGTCGCGACGCGCCAGCTCCTGCGGCGATCCCTCCTTCTCCTCGTCGCCATGCATGATGACGGTGATGTGCATGTCCTTGAGCGCCCCGGTAGCCCTGAGCGCCTTGAGGGCGTAGACGATGATCACGTCGCCCCCTTTCATGTCGATGATCCCCGGGCCGCGCGCGGTGCTGTCGGTCAGGCGCTCGAACTTCTGGAACGGGTGCGACGGCTCGAACACGGTGTCGAGGTGCCCGATGAGCAGGATGTGCGGGCCACTTCCCTCATGCTCGGCGATGAGATGGCCGGCGCGCTGGAACGGTGCGCCATCGACCCACCGCGTGGTGAAGCCAAGGGCATCGAACTCCTTGCGCATCACGTCGCCCACTGCGCGCACGCCGGCAAGGTTCATCGTCCCACTGTTGATGTTGACGATGCGCTCGAGGAGGGCAAGCGCCTCGCCGTTGCGCGCGTCGACGGCGCGCGCGATGGCCTGCTCGGCGGGGGCGAGCGACTGGGCGCCGGCGTTAGGCGCGACGGCGCACCACAACAGGGCGGCCGTACCGAGGACGCAACGTACGCGAGGCAAGGCGCGGGGCAGGGCGCGAGCGATCGACATCGGCTGAGTCAGGGCTACTTGTGTGAAGACTTCACGTGCACCAGCCACCAGTATACCGGAATACCCGTCATCGCGAGCGCGGTCCCGATCAACGTCTCCAGCGCTCGCGCGGCGACCGCGCTCACCAGGAAGGCAACCATCACCACGATGTACACCACCGGCGTGAATGGGTAACCGGGAGTGCGATAACCGCTCGATTCGGGATAGCGCCGGCGTAACCGGAAGATTGCCGCGACCATCAGGATGTTCATCGCCTGGAACGGGACGACGAAGAAGTTCACCAGGCGCGAGAAGGAACCGAAGAAGAGGAGCGCGGCGATCGACGTCGCGGCGGTGAAGAGGATGGCGATGTTGGGCGTCGCGGTGCGCGAGGCGACGCGCCCCATCCTCGCGAAGAACCAGCGCAGCGCCCCGCGCGACTCCGCGGCGTGCGCCTCGGCCATGGTATAGAAGAGGCGCGGGAGGGTCATGACCAAACCGCCGAGTGCGCCAAAGATGGACACCATCATCAGGACATCGAGCCAGGGGCCGCCGCGCGAGCCGTAGGCGGCGGTGGCCACGGTGGAGGCGATCGTCGCTGGCGCTGCACGCATCTGGGCGAGCGGGATGACCCGCAGGAACGCCACGTTGACCGCGAGATAGAGCAACGTGAGCGCCCCGACGCCGATCGCCATCCCGAGCGGGAGGTCGCGCCCCGGGCGGCGCACCTCGCCCGCGACGTGCGAGACGTCGATCCATCCATCGTACGTGAAGAGGACGGCGGCGACACCGAGCCCGACGAAGCGGAAGAAGGCGAGCGGGCCGCTCCCGTCAGGCGCAGCGGTCGGTGCGCTCACCGACGCACCAGTTGGCGCCGCCAGGAACAACGCGCCGGCGATGAGGGCGACGATACCGGCCACCTTCACTGTCGTCACGTGCACCTGCACGCGCCCGCCCCAGTTCACTCCCGCCAGATTGATGGCTGCGAAGAAGGCGATGGCCGCCGCGCCCCACCACACCGGTGCGATCTCGATCGACGAGCCCACCACGCGCTGCATGAACTCGCCGAAGGCAATCGCGATCCCCGCCACCGATCCCGGTCCGCTCACCCACAGCTCCATCCACACCAGCACAAAGCCCCACAGCGGTGAGTACCCCTCGCGCAGTACGTGATACGTCGCCCCCGCGTGCGGGAGGAGGCGGCACAACTCGGCGAGCGTGAGCGCGCCGCACAACGTGATGAGCCCGCACAACGCCCAGATGAAGTGCACCTGCCACGGATGCTGCGCCACCGCCGCCAGCTCTCCCGGCGTGAAGAAGACGCCGGAGCCGAGCATGTTGCCGGCGACGAGGGCGACAACTGCGGCGAGGCCGAGCTGGCGCTTGAGGGCGCCGTCGTTGCGGCTGGCGCGTCGCTCGTCGCGGCTGCCTGACGAGTCGCTCACGCGTCCGGCGCCGACGAGCCGCCAGGGAGGGCTCGCACGGCCTGCACCAATTGCGTCACGTGCGATTGCACCACGCGATCGCTGTGATGCGGTCCGCTGCGCAACGACGTCCCGACTATCGCGCCATCGGCATGCGGCATCAGCACCGACGCGTTCTCCGGCGTGAGCCCGCTCCCGATGAGGACGGGGAGCGAAGTGGCGCGTGCCGCGCGCAGGTCGTCCGGGTCGGGGCCGATCCCCGTCTCTGCACCGCTGATGATCACCGCGTCACTCCCCGCCGCCGCCGCCTCGCGCGCGGACTGCGCCAGCGGCTTGGGGCCATCGAGCATCGTCGTGTACTTCACCTGCAGGTCGGTGTACAGCTGCACGTGCTCGGCCCGGATGGCTTGGCGATAGGCGAGAATCGCCTCCGGTTCGGGCTCGAAGGGGCCGAGCTTGGTCATCACGCGGTCGACAAAGAAGTCGATGCGTATGAACTGCGCCCCGGTCATCGCGGCAATGGCGAGCGAGGCGCGCCAGTCATTGAGCAGTACCTCCACGCCGATGGGGATCTTCGCGTGCGCAACGACCTCGCGCGTCACGCGCGTCATTGCGGCGTGAACCTCGGCCCCCCCAACCATCGTGTGCGGCTGGTCGAAGTCGTTCTCCACGAGTGCACCGTCGGCGCCGCCGGCCTCGAGTCGTTCCAGGTCGCTGAGCGCCGCGGCGATCACGGCGTGTATCGACGTGAAGGCCGGGTATCCCGGCATTGGCGGGAGCGCAATCATCCCGATCACCGGGCGCGCCATGGGGAAAAGCGTGCGAAAGCGGCTCACAGCCTAACGCTCATCGGCAAAGGCTCCCAGGTGTCGGATGACGCGCGCCGCACGCGCCGCGCCGGCGCGCATGGCGGCGGGGATGTCGCGGTCCTTCGCGTACGCCACGGAGAAGGCGGCCTGATAGGCGTCGCCGCAACCCGTGCTGTCGATGCACTCCGCCGCCGGCACCCGCACCGCTGAGGTGAAGGTCATCGCCCCGTTCACCAGCGCCGTGCTCCCGCTTGCCCCGTGCGTGACGACGAGGACGCTACGGCGCCCACGACTGAGCGGCAAGAGCTGCTCGACGTCATCCATGGATGCGCTGAGGAAAAGGATGTCGAGGTCGTCCATGAGCGCATCGAGCGCCCCATGCGCATCTCCCAGGTCGGCGCCGTCGAGCAGGTCGGCCACACGGAGCGCGCTCACGTCGCGCAAGGCATGCACCGGTGCAACGAGTGGAAGGACCTGCCTGAAGTACG
This genomic interval carries:
- a CDS encoding M20/M25/M40 family metallo-hydrolase, with product MPRVRCVLGTAALLWCAVAPNAGAQSLAPAEQAIARAVDARNGEALALLERIVNINSGTMNLAGVRAVGDVMRKEFDALGFTTRWVDGAPFQRAGHLIAEHEGSGPHILLIGHLDTVFEPSHPFQKFERLTDSTARGPGIIDMKGGDVIIVYALKALRATGALKDMHITVIMHGDEEKEGSPQELARRDIRDIAKTTQYALGFEDGSGDPKTAVIARRSAGGWVLTSTGNPAHSSQIFRDEVGFGAIYESARVLNAFRERLASQQYLTFNPGVALGGTAVTLDSTRTDGAAAGKTNVVAKSMQVSGDIRTISPEQLAEAKRVMQEIVGRPLPGTSSTIIFEDGYPPMAPSEGNKALLSRYDQGSRDLGFGAVVAVDPSKAGAADVSFVAPFVASAIDGIGLAGWDDHTDKETANLNMLAPLTKRAAVLLYRLRGGGFPRM
- a CDS encoding c-type cytochrome, whose product is MRMPMVVALRRTYMARRARSRFNRTSNEHPPVTSARRPGAMRVLSRVAGATALLLTAVLVACTSHGVVVVERAIIVAGNGRVPPTLYFTVRNSGTVTDTIVGAAVEGAGGVIFARHRDHAFHVADRDTSADAAQVRVERVPLEAGTSVALEPNGTFAVITPGAHQLLAGDTALVSVRLARAPASSTYARVVEYAQLDSALTAPIAGGVARWFVRSFDAAPGVPNRARNPKATVQAGRDLYAANGCISCHGLNGHGDGPVAVTLNPPPRDFRAAAAFRTGLDERAIAQTIGTGIPNGGSMPRYPHLSETQRRSLALYVLSLARPNTSSSTLP
- a CDS encoding SCO family protein, whose protein sequence is MNGCCVPLPGARHVARQARNALLALALLAASTGCSKKPSLPIEPIGGDFTLTDHNGQRFELASQRGKVVLIFFGYSFCPDVCPTTLSKLTTVAQLLGEDRDKVKTLYITVDPERDTPDVLKLDLSNFNLDALGLTGSRGEIDPVVRLYGASYQIIPTPNSAAKYTVTHSTNLYALDRDGRVRLILKYEATADEIVQGIREILADAS
- a CDS encoding beta-lactamase family protein, which codes for MRASFLPRILPSALRLALFLVPTAATVTAPAAATAQAPLSADSRARIDAVFARWDRTDSPGCSLAISQNAREVYARGYGMSDLQHAIAITPQSIFHVASISKQFAAYSVALLAEDGRLTLDDDIRKFIPEIPDYGTTITIRHLIHHTSGLRDQWQLLGYAGWRFPEDLITEQDVMRIVTRQKGTNFKPGAEWVYSNTGYTLLAVIVKRVSGKSLREFAQERIFEPLGMTSTHFHDDHAMIVLGRTSAYEPRRDGGWKISIPVFDTYGATSLFTTAGDLLKWMANLDSPMVGSKSLVAAAQTSATLNDGTPANYGYGLSVLTYRGLSAVGHGGADAGYRAQVERYPGRGIAIAVLCNAASAVPNALLRNVADVLLGSSAPSAVAMVDTVERPISAELRQRWVGTYRDTISQSVLRIRLDGETIKLADGRTLTPTSDTTLRLGPGALVLRSSGANTVGVTQLPRSTRELFYRKEAPFTADSATLASFAGSYYSQELDVRYDLSVKDSTLAVFNRKLDGASMVPAFRDGFVANFGATVQFTRNKAGMVSGFTLADGRVRGVRFERLP
- a CDS encoding serine hydrolase, encoding MKRHLVLPLLTLVAPALQAQRSSAPAPLAARTVDSIVAVALRTFPTPGVAVAVIQDGKVVVAKGYGVKKVGESAPVTPQTRFGIASNTKVFTAIALGMLVEEGKLAWDAPVIRYLPQFAMYDPFVTREITVKDLLVHRSGLGLGAGDLLWWPASTYNRAEIMRRLRYIKPATSFRSAYAYDNVLYLVAGEIIEAVSGMPWERFIETRILHKVGMTHSTSRHGDAVSPGDVAQTHTLLEGRLTAIAPMTSDNTNPAGGINSGAEDMAKWVLSLLDSGKVGDGSRLYLPATARMIQAPVTPMPNGSPPAELAPLASDFSFYALGLDVGTYRGRKILHHTGGLPGYLSSVAWIPSERAGVVVLTNDESPTFLALTWTLMERVLRVSRPFDFLAGYDALLKRQRQGLAAAAREAHAARDSLSRPSLALEKYAGGYEDAWYGDIDIAQEKGGLAIRFSHSPQLVGDLVPWQHDTFLVRWRDRELRADAYITFMLTPDGGVDHAKMVPASPDVDFSFDFQDLELKPRRR
- a CDS encoding M20/M25/M40 family metallo-hydrolase, with translation MHRQPMLRQPQFRRIAGSARLVQALAVVALSFVAAPLAAQQEVVDSTTLRQLYADEMAKGEVMSIASWLTDVHGPRLTGSPGARAAGEWAVKTMKEWGLANVGFEYWSPKFPGWRNDHLTLRVVAPLAFDVAVAPRAWSPSTRGAVKGEAVVAMLGSWGDTAKYAGTLKGKFVLLGAAPTLAPHAKPDAKRYSDEELDKMAGAGVPDPRTGGFAIPRDPAAMGNMARRFGGNAFRPANDTAALRWFARQGVVGILLPARGDDGTIFTDNGYPRTAGVALVPMVHVAGEHYGRIARILEKGVPVTLSLDMANTQTPEAESFNIVAEIPGSDPALKDEVVMLGAHFDSWHAATGATDNAAGSAVMMEAIRLIKASGLKPRRTIRIGLWTGEEQGLFGSREYVARHFGERVFRSDSSGFAPTDTVRALPEYEKHAGYFNVDNGTGRIRGVYLQGNTQVQDAFSAWITPFKDKGVTTVTPANTSGTDHQAFDAVGLGGWQFIQDPVDYDTRTHHSNQDVYERLVPDDMKHNAAVVAGFVWQAAQRSTKLPGKAGWPVVVSDKKAKAVSEWGGRILGVEFGANLGSESARIWFADSDPKRRILNWRRRGSPEFPVRSRPPSPRT
- a CDS encoding copper chaperone PCu(A)C; the encoded protein is MNITLSNITLSNITRALVGAVALCTLSAAGVDAQGISVTAHDAWVREVPAGRKVTGIFLTLENKGTVARALVSGSTEVADTLELHEMIRENEMMRMSPVKQIAIPAGGKAELRPGGLHLMIFGVKKPLAAGDTVQVTLTLDDGTKLQVAAEVRKMGGMR